In Topomyia yanbarensis strain Yona2022 chromosome 2, ASM3024719v1, whole genome shotgun sequence, one DNA window encodes the following:
- the LOC131684507 gene encoding glycine N-methyltransferase translates to MPQADSVFQSRSDGISAEGVRDQYADGKAAKVWEIFIGDKKSRTENYRNFLVEKLRDNGCKRILDVACGTGVDSIMLLEEGFEVVSIDASDKMLKYALKERWERRKEPTFDNWVIEEANWLTLYDDIQHLIGDGFDAVMCLGNSFAHLLDNYGDQREQIQAIRNFEKCVKPGGLLLIDHRNYDNIMDTGATPAKCIYYNSSHTADIKTSVLYVASKPTLVMLDYVISTGSGGASEFRLSYHPHKLSVFEDILKSIFEGSKSYEIYGDFKPLTKAASPAFYIHVVKKNE, encoded by the exons ATGCCCCAAGCAGACTCTGTGTTCCAATCGCGCTCGGACGGTATTTCCGCAGAAGGTGTCCGAGATCAGTACGCCGATGGTAAGGCAGCCAAGGTTTGGGAGATCTTTATAGGAGATAAAAAATCCCGTACCGAGAACTACCGTAACTTTCTGGTGGAGAAATTACGCGACAATGGGTGCAAGCGAATTCTGGATGTGGCTTGCGGAACAGGTGTCGATTCGATTATGCTGCTCGAGGAAGGGTTCGAGGTCGTCTCGATCGATGCATCGGATAAAATGCTAAAGTATGCCTTGAAAGAGCGCTGGGAAAGGAGAAAAGAACCCACCTTCGATAACTGGG TAATTGAAGAGGCTAACTGGTTGACATTGTATGATGACATTCAGCACTTAATCGGAGACGGATTTGATGCGGTGATGTGTCTAGGCAATTCCTTCGCTCATCTGCTGGACAATTACGGTGACCAACGCGAGCAGATTCaggcgattcgtaactttgaaAAGTGTGTCAAACCCGGCGGTTTGCTGCTAATAGATCATCGGAACTACGACAATATCATGGACACTGGAGCAACCCCTGCCAAGTGCATCTATTATAAT AGCAGCCACACTGCTGACATAAAAACTTCAGTACTTTATGTGGCCTCCAAACCGACGCTGGTCATGCTGGATTACGTGATTAGCACTGGATCTGGTGGCGCCAGCGAGTTCCGCCTGTCCTATCACCCCCACAAACTGTCGGTTTTCGAGGATATCCTGAAAAGCATATTCGAAGGATCCAAGTCGTACGAGATCTACGGAGATTTCAAACCACTGACCAAAGCGGCTAGTCCCGCCTTCTACATTCACGTCGTGAAAAAGAATGAATAA